Proteins from a genomic interval of Cucumis melo cultivar AY chromosome 7, USDA_Cmelo_AY_1.0, whole genome shotgun sequence:
- the LOC103503054 gene encoding 3-hydroxyisobutyryl-CoA hydrolase-like protein 5 isoform X2, translated as MALEVVKPEEEVVLGEEVGNVRLITLNRPRQLNVISSKVVSLLAGYLEKWEKDDEGKLIIFKGAGRAFSAGGDLRMFYEGRNKKDSCLEVVYRMYWLCYHVHTYKKMHVALVHGIAMGGGASFMVPMKFSVVTEKTIFATPEASIGFHTDCGFSYMFSRLPGYLGEFLALTGSRLNGKELVAVGFATHFVPSDKLDELETRLISLNSHDENSVRSAIEDFSLEVQLDEDSVLKRQSVIDKCFSKETVEEIITSFEAEASVEGNGWIIPVLKGLKRSSPTGLKITLKSIRKGRLLTLQECLKKEFRLTMNILRTLISGDVYEGIRALTIDKDNAPKWDPPSLDKVDDDKVNEVFQPYGEDLELQVPIDDEQRWSGKYEDSIYATLKME; from the exons ATGGCGCTGGAAGTTGTCAAACCAGAGGAAGAG GTTGTTCTGGGAGAAGAAGTTGGAAATGTTAGGTTGATTACGCTTAACCGGCCAAGGCAATTGAATGTCATCTCATCTAAAGTG GTTTCTCTGCTGGCTGGATACCTGGAGAAATGGGAAAAAGACGATGAAGGGAAACTTATAATCTTTAAG GGAGCTGGTCGAGCCTTTTCTGCTGGTGGAGACTTGAGGATGTTCTATGAAGGCAGGAATAAAA AGGATTCATGCCTTGAAGTTGTCTACCGAATGTATTGGCTCTGCTATCATGTTCACACGTATAAGAAAATGCAC GTTGCACTTGTACACGGAATTGCAATGGGAGGAGGTGCATCATTTATGGTGCCAATGAAATTTTCAGTCGTCACAGAGAAAACT ATTTTTGCCACTCCAGAAGCAAGTATTGGATTTCACACTGACTGTGGTTTCTCGTATATGTTTTCTCGCCTTCCGGGATACTTGG GTGAATTCTTGGCCTTGACCGGGTCCAGATTGAACGGCAAAGAATTGGTTGCAGTTGGATTTGCAACACATTTTGTCCCTTCTGAT AAATTGGATGAACTAGAGACACGTTTGATTAGTTTGAACTCCCATGATGAAAATTCAGTTCGATCTGCAATTGAAGATTTTTCTTTAGAAGTTCAGCTGGATGAAGATAGTGTCTTGAAAAG GCAATCTGTAATTGACAAGTGCTTTTCAAAGGAAACTGTTGAAGAGATAATAACCTCTTTT GAAGCCGAGGCAAGCGTTGAAGGAAATGGTTGGATAATTCCCGTCCTGAAGGGACTAAAGAGATCATCCCCTACAGGACTGAAAATAACTCTAAAATCG ATACGCAAAGGTCGATTACTAACACTGCAAGAATGTTTGAAGAAGGAATTCAGGCTGACAATGAACATTCTACGCACCCTTATCTCTGGAGATGTTTATGAG GGTATTAGAGCTCTCACCATCGACAAAGACAATGCTCCTAAG TGGGACCCACCATCTCTTGACAAGGTTGACGACGATAAGGTAAACGAAGTATTTCAGCCTTATGGGGAAGATTTGGAACTCCAAGTACCCATAGACGACGAACAAAG GTGGAGTGGTAAATATGAAGATTCCATTTATGCAACTTTGAAAATGGAGTGA
- the LOC103503054 gene encoding 3-hydroxyisobutyryl-CoA hydrolase-like protein 5 isoform X1 produces the protein MALEVVKPEEEVVLGEEVGNVRLITLNRPRQLNVISSKVVSLLAGYLEKWEKDDEGKLIIFKGAGRAFSAGGDLRMFYEGRNKTEDSCLEVVYRMYWLCYHVHTYKKMHVALVHGIAMGGGASFMVPMKFSVVTEKTIFATPEASIGFHTDCGFSYMFSRLPGYLGEFLALTGSRLNGKELVAVGFATHFVPSDKLDELETRLISLNSHDENSVRSAIEDFSLEVQLDEDSVLKRQSVIDKCFSKETVEEIITSFEAEASVEGNGWIIPVLKGLKRSSPTGLKITLKSIRKGRLLTLQECLKKEFRLTMNILRTLISGDVYEGIRALTIDKDNAPKWDPPSLDKVDDDKVNEVFQPYGEDLELQVPIDDEQRWSGKYEDSIYATLKME, from the exons ATGGCGCTGGAAGTTGTCAAACCAGAGGAAGAG GTTGTTCTGGGAGAAGAAGTTGGAAATGTTAGGTTGATTACGCTTAACCGGCCAAGGCAATTGAATGTCATCTCATCTAAAGTG GTTTCTCTGCTGGCTGGATACCTGGAGAAATGGGAAAAAGACGATGAAGGGAAACTTATAATCTTTAAG GGAGCTGGTCGAGCCTTTTCTGCTGGTGGAGACTTGAGGATGTTCTATGAAGGCAGGAATAAAA CAGAGGATTCATGCCTTGAAGTTGTCTACCGAATGTATTGGCTCTGCTATCATGTTCACACGTATAAGAAAATGCAC GTTGCACTTGTACACGGAATTGCAATGGGAGGAGGTGCATCATTTATGGTGCCAATGAAATTTTCAGTCGTCACAGAGAAAACT ATTTTTGCCACTCCAGAAGCAAGTATTGGATTTCACACTGACTGTGGTTTCTCGTATATGTTTTCTCGCCTTCCGGGATACTTGG GTGAATTCTTGGCCTTGACCGGGTCCAGATTGAACGGCAAAGAATTGGTTGCAGTTGGATTTGCAACACATTTTGTCCCTTCTGAT AAATTGGATGAACTAGAGACACGTTTGATTAGTTTGAACTCCCATGATGAAAATTCAGTTCGATCTGCAATTGAAGATTTTTCTTTAGAAGTTCAGCTGGATGAAGATAGTGTCTTGAAAAG GCAATCTGTAATTGACAAGTGCTTTTCAAAGGAAACTGTTGAAGAGATAATAACCTCTTTT GAAGCCGAGGCAAGCGTTGAAGGAAATGGTTGGATAATTCCCGTCCTGAAGGGACTAAAGAGATCATCCCCTACAGGACTGAAAATAACTCTAAAATCG ATACGCAAAGGTCGATTACTAACACTGCAAGAATGTTTGAAGAAGGAATTCAGGCTGACAATGAACATTCTACGCACCCTTATCTCTGGAGATGTTTATGAG GGTATTAGAGCTCTCACCATCGACAAAGACAATGCTCCTAAG TGGGACCCACCATCTCTTGACAAGGTTGACGACGATAAGGTAAACGAAGTATTTCAGCCTTATGGGGAAGATTTGGAACTCCAAGTACCCATAGACGACGAACAAAG GTGGAGTGGTAAATATGAAGATTCCATTTATGCAACTTTGAAAATGGAGTGA
- the LOC103503053 gene encoding protein VACUOLELESS1, translated as MANVSVAAEWQLLHNRYYRKPELYPMRWKHIDLGRNKVACAPFGGPVAIIRDDSKIVQLYAESALRKLRIFNCAGIQLAETVWRNPGGRLIGMAWTDDQTLVCVVQDGTVYRYNIHAELLEPNFSMGKECFEQNVVECVFWGNGVVCITEANQIFCISDFKNPKSCKLSDPGIEDLPHCMVVIEPQYTMSGNVEVLLGVGEACVLAVEEDGVQRLGEGVLDGPLQRMAVSLDGKWLAAFTHDGRLLVLTSDLQKTILDRECESALPPQQLAWCGMDSVLLYWDDMLLMMGPDGDPVRYFYDEPVVLIPECDGVRILSNTSMEFLQRVPDSTVTIFRIGSTSPAALLYDALDHFDRRSAKADENLRLIRPSLHEAVEACVDAAGHEFDISRQQTLLRAASYGQAFCSNFNRERIQEMCRLLRVLNAVRSPEIGIPLSIQQFKLLTPPVLIARLINAHQHLLALRVSEYLGMSQEVVIMHWACSKITASLNIPDATLLEVLLDKLKLCKGISYAAVAGHADKIGRRKLAAMLVDHEPRSSKQVPLLLSIGEEDTALIKATESGDTDLVYLVLFHIWQKRQPLEFFGMIQARTQARDLFITYARCYKHEFLKDFFLSTGQLNEVAFLLWKESWELGKNPMASKGSPLHSPRTKLIDKAHSLFAETKEHTFESKAAEEHAKLLKIQHELEVSTKQAIFVDSSINDTIRTCIVLGNHRAALKVKTEFKVSEKRWYWLKVFALATTRDWVALETFSKEKRPPIGYKPFVEACVEADEKAEAVKYIPKLADPRERAEAYARIGMAKEAADAASQAKDGELLGRLKLTFAQNSAASSIFDTLRDRLSFPGVS; from the exons ATGGCCAACGTATCAGTTGCTGCGGAATGGCAGCTTCTCCATAATCGGTACTACCGTAAGCCGGAGCTTTATCCTATGAGATGGAAGCACATTGACCTCGGGCGAAACAAGGTCGCTTGTGCTCCTTTCGGCGGTCCCGTTGCAATTATTCGTGATGACTCGAAGATCGTTCAGCTCTACGCTGAATCTGCGCTCAGAAAGCTACGGATCTTCAACTGTGCAGGTATTCAGCTGGCAGAGACCGTTTGGCGGAACCCAGGAGGACGTTTGATTGGGATGGCGTGGACCGACGATCAAACTCTGGTCTGTGTTGTGCAGGATGGCACTGTGTACCGCTATAACATTCACGCCGAGCTTCTGGAGCCAAACTTTTCGATGGGTAAGGAGTGTTTCGAGCAGAATGTAGTGGAATGTGTGTTTTGGGGGAATGGAGTTGTGTGCATAACTGAGGCGAACCAGATTTTTTGCATATCGGATTTCAAGAATCCGAAATCATGTAAGCTTTCAGACCCGGGAATTGAGGATTTGCCACATTGTATGGTGGTAATCGAGCCACAATACACCATGTCAGGGAATGTGGAGGTGTTGCTCGGAGTTGGGGAGGCTTGTGTGCTAGCAGTTGAGGAGGATGGAGTGCAGCGGCTTGGCGAGGGTGTGCTCGATGGGCCGCTGCAGAGGATGGCCGTCTCCTTAGATGGAAAATGGTTGGCAGCATTTACTCACGATGGGAGACTCTTGGTTTTGACTTCAGACTTGCAAAAAACTATTCTGGATCGTGAATGTGAG TCGGCTCTTCCTCCACAGCAATTAGCTTGGTGTGGAATGGACAGCGTACTTCTTTATTGGGATGATATGCTTTTGATGATGGGTCCAGATGGAGATCCTGTTCGTTACTTCTATGATGAACCAGTCGTTCTTATCCCCGAGTGTGACGGTGTGAGGATATTATCTAATACAAGTATGGAATTTCTTCAACGGGTACCAGACTCCACAGTAACAATCTTCCGGATTGGAAGTACATCTCCTGCAGCTCTCCTTTATGATGCGTTGGATCATTTTGACAGACGTAGTGCAAAG GCAGATGAAAACTTAAGACTCATACGCCCATCATTGCATGAGGCTGTTGAAGCATGCGTAGATGCTGCTGGCCATGAATTTGATATTTCTCGGCAGCAGACCCTGCTAAGAGCTGCCAGTTATGGCCAAGCCTTTTGCAG CAATTTTAATCGGGAACGAATACAAGAGATGTGCAGATTATTACGAGTTTTAAATGCTGTTCGCAGCCCGGAGATTGGCATCCCTCTCAGTATACAACAGTTTAAG CTTCTTACACCACCTGTTCTGATTGCTCGCTTGATCAATGCCCACCAACACTTGCTTGCATTACGGGTTTCTGAGTACCTTGGTATGAGTCAG GAGGTGGTGATAATGCACTGGGCATGTTCAAAGATAACAGCTTCATTAAATATTCCTGATGCCACCCTTCTTGAAGTTCTACTTGATAAG CTGAAGTTGTGTAAAGGTATATCATACGCCGCAGTTGCTGGCCATGCAGATAAAATTGGTCGCAGGAAATTAGCTGCTATGCTTGTTGATCATGAACCACGTTCCTCCAAAcag GTACCTCTCCTGTTAAGCATAGGAGAAGAAGACACGGCATTAATCAAAGCAACTGAAAGTGGCGATACTGATCTTGTTTATCTCGTTCTTTTTCATATCTGGCAAAAG AGGCAACCATTGGAATTTTTTGGAATGATACAAGCCAGAACTCAGGCTCGGGACTTATTCATTACTTATGCTCG GTGCTATAAGCATGAATTCCTGAAGGACTTTTTCCTATCAACTGGACAACTTAAT GAGGTAGCTTTTCTTCTGTGGAAAGAGTCGTGGGAGCTAGGGAAAAATCCGATGGCTAGCAAGGGATCTCCACTCCATAGTCCACGCACAAAACTTATTGATAAGGCCCACAGTCTTTTCGCAGAGACCAAGGAACACACTTTTGAGTCTAAAGCTGCTGAAGAGCATGCAAAATTGTTGAA AATACAACATGAGCTGGAGGTGAGTACAAAGCAGGCCATTTTTGTTGATTCAAGCATCAACGATACAATTCGAACATGTATTGTGTTGGGAAACCATCGAGCTGCACTAAAAGTTAAAACAGAATTTAAG GTTTCTGAGAAAAGATGGTATTGGCTTAAAGTTTTTGCTTTGGCTACCACAAGAGATTGGGTTGCACTGGAGACATTCTCAAAGGAGAAAAGACCACCAATAG GTTATAAGCCATTCGTAGAGGCTTGCGTTGAAGCAGATGAGAAGGCTGAAGCAGTGAAATATATTCCCAAACTGGCAGATCCACGAGAAAGAGCAGAG GCTTATGCTCGGATTGGCATGGCAAAGGAAGCGGCGGATGCTGCCTCACAAGCAAAGGATGGAGAATTACTAGGTCGACTAAAATTAACATTTGCACAAAACTCAGCAGCTTCATCAATTTTTGATACTCTTCGAGATCGGTTGTCCTTCCCAGGGGTATCATAG